The following proteins come from a genomic window of Ilumatobacter coccineus YM16-304:
- a CDS encoding succinate dehydrogenase cytochrome b subunit, whose product MAQTLSRGPVTGTAVKEPAKKKPFVLDLYATAVGKKYVMAVTGLIGIGFVITHMIGNLKMYLGVIDEGNGERAYDIDIYGEFLRELAVPLLPRTYVLWGLRIVLIAAVALHIHAAAGLTKMNHEARSVKYQSARDYQVANFASRSMRWTGSIVSIFIVWHLADLTWGFVHPDHVVGAAYYNISESLSRIPVAILYIVGNVALGIHLFHGVWSLFQSLGWNNPKFNAWRRNIAIGTAALIVAGNVSFPVAVMAGVVEYDPAAVTHPVGEEAGE is encoded by the coding sequence ATGGCACAGACGTTGAGCCGAGGACCTGTGACGGGCACCGCCGTCAAGGAACCGGCGAAGAAGAAACCGTTCGTTCTCGACCTGTACGCAACTGCGGTCGGCAAGAAGTACGTCATGGCGGTGACCGGCCTGATCGGCATCGGCTTCGTCATCACGCACATGATCGGCAACCTCAAGATGTACCTCGGTGTCATCGACGAGGGCAACGGTGAGCGTGCCTACGACATCGACATCTACGGAGAGTTCCTGCGTGAGCTCGCCGTGCCGCTGCTCCCGCGCACGTACGTGCTCTGGGGTCTGCGCATCGTGCTGATCGCTGCGGTCGCGCTGCACATCCACGCCGCCGCCGGACTCACGAAGATGAACCACGAAGCTCGCTCGGTCAAGTACCAGTCGGCCCGTGACTACCAGGTCGCCAACTTCGCGAGCCGTTCGATGCGCTGGACCGGCTCGATCGTGTCGATCTTCATCGTCTGGCACCTCGCCGACCTCACGTGGGGGTTCGTGCACCCCGACCACGTCGTCGGCGCCGCCTACTACAACATCAGTGAATCGCTCAGCCGTATCCCGGTGGCGATCCTCTACATCGTCGGCAACGTCGCCCTGGGTATCCACCTGTTCCACGGCGTCTGGTCGCTGTTCCAGTCGCTCGGCTGGAACAACCCGAAGTTCAACGCGTGGCGTCGCAACATCGCGATCGGCACCGCAGCACTCATCGTGGCCGGAAACGTCTCGTTCCCGGTCGCAGTCATGGCGGGAGTGGTCGAGTACGACCCGGCTGCCGTCACACACCCCGTCGGAGAAGAGGCCGGAGAATGA